The following proteins are co-located in the Pseudomonas synxantha genome:
- a CDS encoding vWA domain-containing protein, giving the protein MDNGRQGKARSAQQGTINWPGTLLDGRPQSRDDLLFHLRSRSAPELWLVIVDASASTRRHRALTDAKGLLAQLFDDAYRQRARMALLTASGASPKWQVQGLKAAKGLAGWLEQLGAGGGTPLLAALAEAGEWLAARRKRYPVEQQKLLVMTDGRLKAIDALPRLECPGLLIDIERGPIRLGRAQELAMGLQLEYRHIDGL; this is encoded by the coding sequence CTGGACAACGGCAGGCAGGGCAAGGCGCGCAGCGCACAGCAGGGCACGATCAATTGGCCGGGCACTTTGCTCGACGGCCGGCCGCAATCCCGGGACGATTTGCTGTTTCACCTGCGTAGTCGTTCAGCGCCTGAATTGTGGTTGGTGATCGTCGATGCCTCGGCGTCGACTCGGCGCCATCGCGCGTTGACCGATGCCAAGGGGTTGTTGGCCCAGCTGTTTGACGATGCTTACCGGCAACGGGCGCGCATGGCCTTGCTGACGGCAAGCGGCGCATCGCCGAAGTGGCAGGTGCAAGGCCTGAAGGCTGCCAAAGGACTGGCGGGTTGGCTGGAACAACTCGGTGCCGGCGGCGGCACGCCATTGCTGGCGGCACTGGCCGAGGCCGGGGAGTGGCTCGCGGCGCGGCGCAAGCGCTATCCGGTGGAGCAACAGAAGTTGCTGGTGATGACCGATGGGCGGCTCAAGGCAATTGACGCATTGCCGCGATTGGAGTGCCCGGGATTGCTGATCGATATTGAGCGTGGGCCGATCAGGTTGGGGAGGGCTCAAGAGCTGGCGATGGGGTTGCAGTTGGAGTATCGGCATATCGATGGTTTGTAG
- a CDS encoding ATP-binding protein produces the protein MTETPHFPLSAVVGADELKLALCLTAIDPRIGGVLIEGPRGMAKSTLARGLADLLASGQFVTLPLGATEERLVGTLDLDAALGEGRAQFSPGVLAKADGGVLYVDEVNLLADHLVDLLLDVAASGTNLIERDGISHRHSARFVLIGTMNPEEGELRPQLLDRFGFNVALSGQTLPAERGQIIRRRLDFDTDPAAFCAQWAEPQAALRERCTQARARLDSIPLDDQALARITERCFAEGVDGLRADLVWLRGARAHAAWRGASVIAEEDIDAVAEFALRHRRQPQTPPAAPPNEGQSSKPSETSPGQGQWGDMPAPALPTGARRDVPAWPKKP, from the coding sequence ATGACTGAGACTCCCCATTTCCCGCTGTCCGCCGTGGTCGGCGCCGACGAGCTGAAACTGGCGCTGTGCCTGACTGCCATCGACCCGAGGATCGGCGGCGTGCTGATCGAAGGGCCGCGGGGCATGGCCAAGTCGACCCTGGCCCGTGGCCTGGCGGACCTGCTGGCCAGCGGGCAGTTCGTCACCTTGCCTTTGGGCGCGACCGAGGAGCGGCTGGTCGGCACCTTGGACCTGGATGCAGCACTGGGCGAAGGCCGTGCGCAGTTTTCCCCCGGCGTGTTGGCCAAGGCGGATGGCGGTGTGCTGTATGTGGATGAGGTCAACCTGTTGGCAGACCACTTGGTGGACCTGCTGCTGGACGTGGCCGCCAGCGGCACCAACCTGATCGAACGTGACGGCATTTCCCATCGCCATTCGGCGCGCTTTGTGCTGATCGGCACCATGAACCCGGAGGAGGGTGAGTTGCGCCCGCAACTGCTCGACCGCTTCGGCTTCAATGTGGCGCTGAGCGGGCAGACCTTGCCTGCCGAGCGCGGGCAGATCATCCGTCGTCGCCTGGATTTCGACACCGATCCAGCGGCGTTCTGCGCGCAGTGGGCTGAACCTCAGGCCGCCTTGCGCGAGCGCTGCACCCAGGCGCGGGCACGGCTCGACAGCATCCCGTTGGATGATCAGGCATTGGCCCGGATCACCGAACGCTGCTTTGCTGAAGGCGTCGATGGCCTGCGCGCTGACCTGGTCTGGCTGCGTGGCGCCCGGGCTCATGCGGCTTGGCGTGGCGCGTCAGTCATCGCCGAAGAAGACATAGATGCAGTGGCCGAGTTTGCCTTGCGCCATCGCCGTCAGCCGCAAACGCCACCGGCCGCGCCGCCGAATGAAGGGCAATCGTCGAAGCCGTCTGAGACCTCCCCTGGCCAGGGCCAATGGGGCGATATGCCCGCACCGGCCTTGCCCACCGGCGCACGCCGCGATGTGCCGGCCTGGCCAAAAAAGCCCTAG